The Haloplanus natans DSM 17983 DNA segment CAGTACCTCTTCGTCGACCTGTTTAGCATCAGTGCCGGGTTCGTCATCAGAGCTGTTGCAGGGGTCGTCCTGGTTGGGTCGCCGCTGAGCCCGTGGTTGCTCCTCTGTACGTTCCTAACCGCGCTGATGCTCGGCGTCAGCAAACGCTGGGGGGAACTGACTGAGACTGCAGAGCCGACGGCGGTGCGCGAGACGTTCGAGGGCTACTCAACGCCGATGTTGCAGTTCTTACTCGGTAGCGTCGCGACGACGCTGTTGATGTCATACTCGATGTACACGTTCTTCGCACGAAGTCTCGCGATGATGCTCACCATCCCCTTCGCGTTCTTCGCCGTCTTTCGGTTCGTACACAACACCTTCCGTCATGAGGGGAGTAGCGAACCTCACATGCTGTTGCTGGACCGACCGTTGCTGACGAATTTCTTGGCCTGGGGGGCCGTCGCGCTCGCGGTGCTCTACTGGCCGGTTTCGGAGGTATTCCTATGATCCTCGACATCGACCTGCAGACGCACACCCGTTTCTCCCAAGAATGTGGCTGGGTTCCGCCGGAAACCCTGATTCGGCGGGCGAAGCGGGTCGGTCTCGATGGGGTGGCCATCACCGACCACAACACGATGGATGGGATCGACCCCGCACGGCTGGCAGCCGACGACGGGTTCCTAATCATCCCGGCGGAGGAAATCGACACTACCGAAGGACAGATCATCGGTCTCTTTCTGACGGAGCCGATCGACCCTTGGCAGCCCCCAGCCGAGGTCCTCAACACGATCCACCGACAAGGCGGACTCGCCCTCGCGCCGCACCCGTTCGACAACCTCCGCGACGGACTCGAAACCATCGCGTCACACGCGGACCACATCGACGCCGTCGAAGTGCTGAACTCCCGCTGTATCCGTGACGCCTATAACGCCCGTGCGAGGACGTTCGCCGAATCCCACCGCCTGCCGATGACGGGCGGGAGCGACGCGCATTTCGCTCGCGAACTCGGTCGGGCCTACACCCGCGTGGCGGTTCGATCGCCGCCCGACCGAGACGGATCGTCACAGTATCACGAGCCGATGCTCGGCGCCGTACGGCGGGCCATCGAGGACGGAGATATCAAGCCCGCAGGCGGCCGTGGGACTCTGGCCGTCCACGCCGGCACTAAGATGGTAAAACTGCTCAATCGGCTCCGCAACGCATGAACCTCCGAAAGAACCTGTGGGAGTTCGTCGTTATCGGACTCGCCGTCACGCTCGCGCTCAGCGTCTACGCCGAGTTCGACTCGCTCATCCGTGCGCTGTCCGGGTTCGACTGGTGGCTCCTCCCGGTCGTTCTGGGATTGACGCTCCTCAATCAACTCCTTCGGTTCGTCAAGTGGGAGTATCTACTCCGGCGGATCGATGTTCGGCTCCCACCGGTGACGAGCCTCGGAATCTTCGGAAGTGGTCTGATCATGATACTGACGCCCGGTAAACTGGGTGAAGTGTGGAAATCCTGGTTGATTCGCGACGTGACCGGATCGCCGGTGAGTGCGACACTCCCGGTCGTCGCCACAGAACGGATCACCGACCTGCTGGGAGTCGTAACGATCAGCACCCTCGGCGTTGTCGCCTTCGACTACTCCCCCGTCTTCCTGCTCGTGGTCCTACTCCCCGTGCTCGGTGGTATCGGTTTTTTGCAGTACGAACGGGGGTGTCTTCGGCTCATCACCGCGCTGGAGGGCATTCCGGTCGTGTGCCGCCGGATCGACGACGTTCGCACCCTCTACCTGAGTTCCCAGGACCTGCTTCGCCCGCGGCCACTCGCCGTGACGACGCTTCTCAGCACGGTCTCCTGGGGAATGGAGTGTTTCGCGCTCTGGGTCGTCCTCTCGGGCTTCGGCGCGGAGGTTCGTGTCACCGTCGCCGCCTTCGTCTTCGCGGTATCGAGTATCCTCGGCGCCCTCAGTCTCCTTCCGGGTGGCCTCGGTGTTACCGAGGGTTCGATGACCGGCCTCCTGCTGCTGTTCGACGTGCCGCGGGTCACCGCGGTCAGCGCCACGCTGATCACGCGTGCGGCGACGCTCTGGTTCTCGGCCGGGCTCGCGCTGCTAGTGTATGTGACCTTTCAGTGGCAGACGATGGTGGACGGTGTGTCCTCGGATTGATGAGTCGTCTCACCACAGGTAGTTCCCGAACAACTGCATGCACACTGCCTGTAGCCAGACCAGTGCAGCCAGTTGTTTGCCTTCGGTGAAAGACAAGTTCCGGTGATGAAAGTAGTTCCCGACAAAAAGCAGAAGGAACGGAAGCAAGAAGAGACATATACGCGCCGTTTCACCGGTTCTCGGCGTCCCTGCAAGGAACAGGACAACTATTGTCAGCATCCCGTACCAGCCGAAGTCGGTGATCCCGTTCGTCGGCAATCTTGCCCCCTTGTACGCTATGTACCCACAGTACGGACCAAAAAATAGCACGATTCCCAACACATTCTCAATCCTCGTTGTAACGTACGACACCGGCGCGGTCGTTGCGTAGAACCCGCCGCCGTACTTCGCACTCTCGATGGCCGATGCGGTGAGGAAGGACGTGACGTAATTAAACCCCGTCAGTAGATAGATGGCTCCCATCGCAGCCGCGATCGGCAGAGTGAATAGTGATAG contains these protein-coding regions:
- a CDS encoding UbiA prenyltransferase family protein — its product is MVFSGAAGQIDVWLRVTAGALLFSTVAGSTYVLNDVSDVEADRRHPRKRHRPIASEQVSIPIAVVAAVSLYVLSGVLSWLLDPIFLGLLLLYVGQNVLYSLHLKQYLFVDLFSISAGFVIRAVAGVVLVGSPLSPWLLLCTFLTALMLGVSKRWGELTETAEPTAVRETFEGYSTPMLQFLLGSVATTLLMSYSMYTFFARSLAMMLTIPFAFFAVFRFVHNTFRHEGSSEPHMLLLDRPLLTNFLAWGAVALAVLYWPVSEVFL
- a CDS encoding lysylphosphatidylglycerol synthase transmembrane domain-containing protein; the encoded protein is MNLRKNLWEFVVIGLAVTLALSVYAEFDSLIRALSGFDWWLLPVVLGLTLLNQLLRFVKWEYLLRRIDVRLPPVTSLGIFGSGLIMILTPGKLGEVWKSWLIRDVTGSPVSATLPVVATERITDLLGVVTISTLGVVAFDYSPVFLLVVLLPVLGGIGFLQYERGCLRLITALEGIPVVCRRIDDVRTLYLSSQDLLRPRPLAVTTLLSTVSWGMECFALWVVLSGFGAEVRVTVAAFVFAVSSILGALSLLPGGLGVTEGSMTGLLLLFDVPRVTAVSATLITRAATLWFSAGLALLVYVTFQWQTMVDGVSSD
- a CDS encoding PHP domain-containing protein, producing MILDIDLQTHTRFSQECGWVPPETLIRRAKRVGLDGVAITDHNTMDGIDPARLAADDGFLIIPAEEIDTTEGQIIGLFLTEPIDPWQPPAEVLNTIHRQGGLALAPHPFDNLRDGLETIASHADHIDAVEVLNSRCIRDAYNARARTFAESHRLPMTGGSDAHFARELGRAYTRVAVRSPPDRDGSSQYHEPMLGAVRRAIEDGDIKPAGGRGTLAVHAGTKMVKLLNRLRNA